The Lepeophtheirus salmonis chromosome 1, UVic_Lsal_1.4, whole genome shotgun sequence genome has a segment encoding these proteins:
- the LOC121123780 gene encoding band 7 protein AGAP004871 isoform X12 — translation MQEQEAYNTPEQPARTPLRELTKVTTGPRAQFSSTLHSSSSHITSSRRQPYSSLKASLRKGFHSSVKSATPDPEGPGIAAFLLTALSFLLIVITVPFSLCLCIKVVAEYERAVIFRLGRLRKGGSKGPGIFTVIPCIDTYRCVDLRTVSFDVPPQEILTRDCVTISVDAVIYWRTSHSDRVICVVDNINHSTRLLAATTLRNVLGTKNLAEILSERETISHTMQSSLDEATDPWGVKVERVEIKDVRLPVQLQRAMAAEAEAAREARAKVIAAEGEQKASRALKEAADVIQESPSALQLRYLQTLTGISAEKNSTIIFPLPIDLIKSFMK, via the exons ATGCAAGAACAGGAAGCCTACAACACTCCGGAACAGCCAGCAAGGACCCCTCTCAGAGAATTAACTAAAGTAACAACTGGACCCCGTGCTCAATTCTCTTCAACCCTTCATTCTTCTTCAAGCCACATCACTTCATCAAGGCGGCAGCCTTATTCTTCACTGAAAGCCTCTTTAAGGAAAGGCTTTCATTCAAGTGTGAAAAGTGCAAcac ctGATCCGGAAGGACCAGGAATAGCGGCTTTTCTACTCACTGCCTTATCTTTTCTACTTATCGTTATAACGGTTCCTTTTTCACTTTGTCTATGTATTAAg gtTGTTGCAGAATATGAAAGAGCAGTTATTTTTCGTCTTGGACGATTACGAAAAGGTGGATCCAAAGGACCCGGTATCTTCACTGTAATCCCTTGCATTGACACATATCGGTGTGTGGATCTAAGAACGGTTTCGTTTGATGTTCCCCCTCAAGAG atattGACGCGGGACTGCGTCACGATCAGCGTGGATGCTGTAATCTACTGGCGTACCTCTCATTCAGATAGGGTTATATGCGTTGTAGACAATATAAA CCATTCAACACGACTTTTAGCGGCAACAACGCTTCGAAATGTTTTGGGTACCAAAAATTTAGCTGAAATATTATCCGAGCGCGAAACAATATCACATACCATGCAATCAAGTCTGGATGAAGCCACAGATCCCTGGGGTGTCAAGGTTGAGAGAGTGGAAAT TAAGGATGTTCGACTTCCCGTGCAACTTCAAAGAGCTATGGCAGCTGAGGCAGAAGCTGCTCGCGAAGCTCGTGCTAAG GTAATAGCTGCTGAAGGAGAACAAAAGGCATCAAGAGCTCTAAAAGAAGCAGCTGACGTTATACAAGAAAGTCCATCTGCTCTACAg CTACGCTATCTTCAAACACTCACAGGAATCAGCGCGGAGAAGAACTCCACCATCATATTCCCACTCCCAATTGATCTCATTAaatcatttatgaaataa
- the LOC121123780 gene encoding band 7 protein AGAP004871 isoform X13: MQEQEAYNTPEQPARTPLRELTKVTTGPRAQFSSTLHSSSSHITSSRRQPYSSLKASLRKGFHSSVKSATPDPEGPGIAAFLLTALSFLLIVITVPFSLCLCIKVVAEYERAVIFRLGRLRKGGSKGPGIFTVIPCIDTYRCVDLRTVSFDVPPQEMLSRDSVTVTVDAVVFFNIIDAEQALCIVDDFSHSTRLLAATTLRNVLGTKNLAEILSERETISHTMQSSLDEATDPWGVKVERVEIKDVRLPVQLQRAMAAEAEAAREARAKVIAAEGEQKASRALKEAADVIQESPSALQLRYLQTLNSIAAEHNSTIIFPMPINLTSYMSK; encoded by the exons ATGCAAGAACAGGAAGCCTACAACACTCCGGAACAGCCAGCAAGGACCCCTCTCAGAGAATTAACTAAAGTAACAACTGGACCCCGTGCTCAATTCTCTTCAACCCTTCATTCTTCTTCAAGCCACATCACTTCATCAAGGCGGCAGCCTTATTCTTCACTGAAAGCCTCTTTAAGGAAAGGCTTTCATTCAAGTGTGAAAAGTGCAAcac ctGATCCGGAAGGACCAGGAATAGCGGCTTTTCTACTCACTGCCTTATCTTTTCTACTTATCGTTATAACGGTTCCTTTTTCACTTTGTCTATGTATTAAg gtTGTTGCAGAATATGAAAGAGCAGTTATTTTTCGTCTTGGACGATTACGAAAAGGTGGATCCAAAGGACCCGGTATCTTCACTGTAATCCCTTGCATTGACACATATCGGTGTGTGGATCTAAGAACGGTTTCGTTTGATGTTCCCCCTCAAGAG ATGTTATCCAGAGATTCAGTCACTGTAACTGTGGATGCTGTCgtttttttcaacattattgATGCTGAACAAGCTCTCTGTATTGTCGATGACTTCAG CCATTCAACACGACTTTTAGCGGCAACAACGCTTCGAAATGTTTTGGGTACCAAAAATTTAGCTGAAATATTATCCGAGCGCGAAACAATATCACATACCATGCAATCAAGTCTGGATGAAGCCACAGATCCCTGGGGTGTCAAGGTTGAGAGAGTGGAAAT TAAGGATGTTCGACTTCCCGTGCAACTTCAAAGAGCTATGGCAGCTGAGGCAGAAGCTGCTCGCGAAGCTCGTGCTAAG GTAATAGCTGCTGAAGGAGAACAAAAGGCATCAAGAGCTCTAAAAGAAGCAGCTGACGTTATACAAGAAAGTCCATCTGCTCTACAg TTGAGGTATTTACAGACACTTAACAGCATTGCTGCTGAGCACAACTCGACCATCATCTTTCCTATGCCAATTAATTTAACTAGTTATATgtcaaaatag
- the LOC121123780 gene encoding band 7 protein AGAP004871 isoform X11, whose translation MQEQEAYNTPEQPARTPLRELTKVTTGPRAQFSSTLHSSSSHITSSRRQPYSSLKASLRKGFHSSVKSATPDPEGPGIAAFLLTALSFLLIVITVPFSLCLCIKVVAEYERAVIFRLGRLRKGGSKGPGIFTVIPCIDTYRCVDLRTVSFDVPPQEMLSRDSVTVTVDAVVFFNIIDAEQALCIVDDFSHSTRLLAATTLRNVLGTKNLAEILSERETISHTMQSSLDEATDPWGVKVERVEIKDVRLPVQLQRAMAAEAEAAREARAKVIAAEGEQKASRALKEAADVIQESPSALQLRYLQTLTGISAEKNSTIIFPLPIDLIKSFMK comes from the exons ATGCAAGAACAGGAAGCCTACAACACTCCGGAACAGCCAGCAAGGACCCCTCTCAGAGAATTAACTAAAGTAACAACTGGACCCCGTGCTCAATTCTCTTCAACCCTTCATTCTTCTTCAAGCCACATCACTTCATCAAGGCGGCAGCCTTATTCTTCACTGAAAGCCTCTTTAAGGAAAGGCTTTCATTCAAGTGTGAAAAGTGCAAcac ctGATCCGGAAGGACCAGGAATAGCGGCTTTTCTACTCACTGCCTTATCTTTTCTACTTATCGTTATAACGGTTCCTTTTTCACTTTGTCTATGTATTAAg gtTGTTGCAGAATATGAAAGAGCAGTTATTTTTCGTCTTGGACGATTACGAAAAGGTGGATCCAAAGGACCCGGTATCTTCACTGTAATCCCTTGCATTGACACATATCGGTGTGTGGATCTAAGAACGGTTTCGTTTGATGTTCCCCCTCAAGAG ATGTTATCCAGAGATTCAGTCACTGTAACTGTGGATGCTGTCgtttttttcaacattattgATGCTGAACAAGCTCTCTGTATTGTCGATGACTTCAG CCATTCAACACGACTTTTAGCGGCAACAACGCTTCGAAATGTTTTGGGTACCAAAAATTTAGCTGAAATATTATCCGAGCGCGAAACAATATCACATACCATGCAATCAAGTCTGGATGAAGCCACAGATCCCTGGGGTGTCAAGGTTGAGAGAGTGGAAAT TAAGGATGTTCGACTTCCCGTGCAACTTCAAAGAGCTATGGCAGCTGAGGCAGAAGCTGCTCGCGAAGCTCGTGCTAAG GTAATAGCTGCTGAAGGAGAACAAAAGGCATCAAGAGCTCTAAAAGAAGCAGCTGACGTTATACAAGAAAGTCCATCTGCTCTACAg CTACGCTATCTTCAAACACTCACAGGAATCAGCGCGGAGAAGAACTCCACCATCATATTCCCACTCCCAATTGATCTCATTAaatcatttatgaaataa
- the LOC121123780 gene encoding band 7 protein AGAP004871 isoform X10, which yields MQEQEAYNTPEQPARTPLRELTKVTTGPRAQFSSTLHSSSSHITSSRRQPYSSLKASLRKGFHSSVKSATPDPEGPGIAAFLLTALSFLLIVITVPFSLCLCIKVVAEYERAVIFRLGRLRKGGSKGPGIFTVIPCIDTYRCVDLRTVSFDVPPQEILSRDSVTVAVDAVVYYRVSNPTICISNVENFSHSTRLLAATTLRNVLGTKNLAEILSERETISHTMQSSLDEATDPWGVKVERVEIKDVRLPVQLQRAMAAEAEAAREARAKVIAAEGEQKASRALKEAADVIQESPSALQLRYLQTLNSIAAEHNSTIIFPMPINLTSYMSK from the exons ATGCAAGAACAGGAAGCCTACAACACTCCGGAACAGCCAGCAAGGACCCCTCTCAGAGAATTAACTAAAGTAACAACTGGACCCCGTGCTCAATTCTCTTCAACCCTTCATTCTTCTTCAAGCCACATCACTTCATCAAGGCGGCAGCCTTATTCTTCACTGAAAGCCTCTTTAAGGAAAGGCTTTCATTCAAGTGTGAAAAGTGCAAcac ctGATCCGGAAGGACCAGGAATAGCGGCTTTTCTACTCACTGCCTTATCTTTTCTACTTATCGTTATAACGGTTCCTTTTTCACTTTGTCTATGTATTAAg gtTGTTGCAGAATATGAAAGAGCAGTTATTTTTCGTCTTGGACGATTACGAAAAGGTGGATCCAAAGGACCCGGTATCTTCACTGTAATCCCTTGCATTGACACATATCGGTGTGTGGATCTAAGAACGGTTTCGTTTGATGTTCCCCCTCAAGAG ATCTTGTCTCGGGATTCAGTCACCGTGGCCGTAGATGCCGTCGTGTACTATCGAGTCTCGAATCCTACCATTTGTATCTCAAACGTGGAAAACTTCAG CCATTCAACACGACTTTTAGCGGCAACAACGCTTCGAAATGTTTTGGGTACCAAAAATTTAGCTGAAATATTATCCGAGCGCGAAACAATATCACATACCATGCAATCAAGTCTGGATGAAGCCACAGATCCCTGGGGTGTCAAGGTTGAGAGAGTGGAAAT TAAGGATGTTCGACTTCCCGTGCAACTTCAAAGAGCTATGGCAGCTGAGGCAGAAGCTGCTCGCGAAGCTCGTGCTAAG GTAATAGCTGCTGAAGGAGAACAAAAGGCATCAAGAGCTCTAAAAGAAGCAGCTGACGTTATACAAGAAAGTCCATCTGCTCTACAg TTGAGGTATTTACAGACACTTAACAGCATTGCTGCTGAGCACAACTCGACCATCATCTTTCCTATGCCAATTAATTTAACTAGTTATATgtcaaaatag
- the LOC121123780 gene encoding band 7 protein AGAP004871 isoform X9, with product MQEQEAYNTPEQPARTPLRELTKVTTGPRAQFSSTLHSSSSHITSSRRQPYSSLKASLRKGFHSSVKSATPDPEGPGIAAFLLTALSFLLIVITVPFSLCLCIKVVAEYERAVIFRLGRLRKGGSKGPGIFTVIPCIDTYRCVDLRTVSFDVPPQEILSRDSVTVAVDAVVYYRVSNPTICISNVENFSHSTRLLAATTLRNVLGTKNLAEILSERETISHTMQSSLDEATDPWGVKVERVEIKDVRLPVQLQRAMAAEAEAAREARAKVIAAEGEQKASRALKEAADVIQESPSALQLRYLQTLTGISAEKNSTIIFPLPIDLIKSFMK from the exons ATGCAAGAACAGGAAGCCTACAACACTCCGGAACAGCCAGCAAGGACCCCTCTCAGAGAATTAACTAAAGTAACAACTGGACCCCGTGCTCAATTCTCTTCAACCCTTCATTCTTCTTCAAGCCACATCACTTCATCAAGGCGGCAGCCTTATTCTTCACTGAAAGCCTCTTTAAGGAAAGGCTTTCATTCAAGTGTGAAAAGTGCAAcac ctGATCCGGAAGGACCAGGAATAGCGGCTTTTCTACTCACTGCCTTATCTTTTCTACTTATCGTTATAACGGTTCCTTTTTCACTTTGTCTATGTATTAAg gtTGTTGCAGAATATGAAAGAGCAGTTATTTTTCGTCTTGGACGATTACGAAAAGGTGGATCCAAAGGACCCGGTATCTTCACTGTAATCCCTTGCATTGACACATATCGGTGTGTGGATCTAAGAACGGTTTCGTTTGATGTTCCCCCTCAAGAG ATCTTGTCTCGGGATTCAGTCACCGTGGCCGTAGATGCCGTCGTGTACTATCGAGTCTCGAATCCTACCATTTGTATCTCAAACGTGGAAAACTTCAG CCATTCAACACGACTTTTAGCGGCAACAACGCTTCGAAATGTTTTGGGTACCAAAAATTTAGCTGAAATATTATCCGAGCGCGAAACAATATCACATACCATGCAATCAAGTCTGGATGAAGCCACAGATCCCTGGGGTGTCAAGGTTGAGAGAGTGGAAAT TAAGGATGTTCGACTTCCCGTGCAACTTCAAAGAGCTATGGCAGCTGAGGCAGAAGCTGCTCGCGAAGCTCGTGCTAAG GTAATAGCTGCTGAAGGAGAACAAAAGGCATCAAGAGCTCTAAAAGAAGCAGCTGACGTTATACAAGAAAGTCCATCTGCTCTACAg CTACGCTATCTTCAAACACTCACAGGAATCAGCGCGGAGAAGAACTCCACCATCATATTCCCACTCCCAATTGATCTCATTAaatcatttatgaaataa
- the LOC121123780 gene encoding band 7 protein AGAP004871 isoform X14, producing MQEQEAYNTPEQPARTPLRELTKVTTGPRAQFSSTLHSSSSHITSSRRQPYSSLKASLRKGFHSSVKSATPDPEGPGIAAFLLTALSFLLIVITVPFSLCLCIKVVAEYERAVIFRLGRLRKGGSKGPGIFTVIPCIDTYRCVDLRTVSFDVPPQEILTRDCVTISVDAVIYWRTSHSDRVICVVDNINHSTRLLAATTLRNVLGTKNLAEILSERETISHTMQSSLDEATDPWGVKVERVEIKDVRLPVQLQRAMAAEAEAAREARAKVIAAEGEQKASRALKEAADVIQESPSALQLRYLQTLNSIAAEHNSTIIFPMPINLTSYMSK from the exons ATGCAAGAACAGGAAGCCTACAACACTCCGGAACAGCCAGCAAGGACCCCTCTCAGAGAATTAACTAAAGTAACAACTGGACCCCGTGCTCAATTCTCTTCAACCCTTCATTCTTCTTCAAGCCACATCACTTCATCAAGGCGGCAGCCTTATTCTTCACTGAAAGCCTCTTTAAGGAAAGGCTTTCATTCAAGTGTGAAAAGTGCAAcac ctGATCCGGAAGGACCAGGAATAGCGGCTTTTCTACTCACTGCCTTATCTTTTCTACTTATCGTTATAACGGTTCCTTTTTCACTTTGTCTATGTATTAAg gtTGTTGCAGAATATGAAAGAGCAGTTATTTTTCGTCTTGGACGATTACGAAAAGGTGGATCCAAAGGACCCGGTATCTTCACTGTAATCCCTTGCATTGACACATATCGGTGTGTGGATCTAAGAACGGTTTCGTTTGATGTTCCCCCTCAAGAG atattGACGCGGGACTGCGTCACGATCAGCGTGGATGCTGTAATCTACTGGCGTACCTCTCATTCAGATAGGGTTATATGCGTTGTAGACAATATAAA CCATTCAACACGACTTTTAGCGGCAACAACGCTTCGAAATGTTTTGGGTACCAAAAATTTAGCTGAAATATTATCCGAGCGCGAAACAATATCACATACCATGCAATCAAGTCTGGATGAAGCCACAGATCCCTGGGGTGTCAAGGTTGAGAGAGTGGAAAT TAAGGATGTTCGACTTCCCGTGCAACTTCAAAGAGCTATGGCAGCTGAGGCAGAAGCTGCTCGCGAAGCTCGTGCTAAG GTAATAGCTGCTGAAGGAGAACAAAAGGCATCAAGAGCTCTAAAAGAAGCAGCTGACGTTATACAAGAAAGTCCATCTGCTCTACAg TTGAGGTATTTACAGACACTTAACAGCATTGCTGCTGAGCACAACTCGACCATCATCTTTCCTATGCCAATTAATTTAACTAGTTATATgtcaaaatag